GCTTGTTTTTTGGTTTATTAATGTCATTGCTCTTTGGCCATCGCTAATTTTTCGTAACATGAACAAAAAACCACCTTTGTCGTGGGTGCCTGCGCGTTTATTTTGTAGATTTAACGTTTACAAACGGTTGAGTTATCTCCCAATTTCCGATCGATTCCAAACGGAATTGCCAATCGGAAACCTCTTCATAGGACATATGATGAGTATCGGCGCAAGCTGTCATAAACCCTCCCCTAATTTCGGGATCTTCAAAGCGTAACAAACCCGACTGAGCGATCGAACATCCCTGCGGCGTTCCCGGTAAGGGAGAAATAGCATAAATATCGATGTCAAATGACACCGACGGATTAATTGTTTTCACTTCTTGATAGATTTCCGATAAAGCTTCTTCTAGGCGGAGCATACTTTCATGATTGTCGTCTGGTAGTCCCACGATGACCCCGTACAAAATCCTCGGTACGCCTGCCTGTACGATCGCTCGCACCATTTCCCGATGCTGTTGCCAGGGTAGCAGTTTGGCATAGGATTCCCGCCCAAAAACCGGACGTTCGGCGGGAATATAAACTTCATAAGTGCCTACTTTGCCGTCCCAGCCCCAAACTGCTTCTACCAGTTCGAGATCGGGAGTCAGATCGTCGCTGTGGCGATCGTATCCTCGTCCTTTTGTTGCCTTCCTCAATTCCAGACCGTTAAGCCAGCTAATCGCTAGTCCCAAATCCCGGATTCCTTTCATAATATCCAGAATTTCTTGCTTGCCGTCTTTAAACAGCACCCGCCCCAAAAATTGGTCTGATAACGAGCTAACCATACGCGCACCAGCCTCTTTCTGAAGAGCGTACCATTGGAGGGCTCTTTGGGGTGACATTCTTTTATAGCCCGTGCCGTAAGTTGGAGTCTGACAAAAGTCGCATTTGCGATCGCAACCCATATCAGGAATCACTGAGCCAATTGGATTCATCCCAGGGTCAAATATGTTGGGGTTCCTATAACCCAAACATTGCTCGACTATATCTA
This genomic stretch from Aerosakkonema funiforme FACHB-1375 harbors:
- a CDS encoding radical SAM protein, which produces MQNLMSMATEKAPRIGLVELPVLKLIDPEGKNWNPSGKKIVLSSKQILLANLRAGGFDAQLVDLRADDYEEEYGEVTWRGIPLSKRYSGTRISSLDPESFDAWGVTNNFTQNRTIALMVIRHLASGTKPVIVGGSDAIAEPKLYLQAGAAAVVTDKSGAANWPILDYLLNRPMREPLSGAILADGTKYSLRLHPMTPEEWPLPSLDIVEQCLGYRNPNIFDPGMNPIGSVIPDMGCDRKCDFCQTPTYGTGYKRMSPQRALQWYALQKEAGARMVSSLSDQFLGRVLFKDGKQEILDIMKGIRDLGLAISWLNGLELRKATKGRGYDRHSDDLTPDLELVEAVWGWDGKVGTYEVYIPAERPVFGRESYAKLLPWQQHREMVRAIVQAGVPRILYGVIVGLPDDNHESMLRLEEALSEIYQEVKTINPSVSFDIDIYAISPLPGTPQGCSIAQSGLLRFEDPEIRGGFMTACADTHHMSYEEVSDWQFRLESIGNWEITQPFVNVKSTK